The following are from one region of the Coffea eugenioides isolate CCC68of chromosome 2, Ceug_1.0, whole genome shotgun sequence genome:
- the LOC113763782 gene encoding zinc finger protein CONSTANS-like isoform X2 gives MKKCELCNSTAKMYCDSDQASLCWDCDARVHTANFLVAKHLRTLLCHACQSPTPWTASGPKLGPTVSVCQACANRTSSSIDGDHDPENNRDDNDEDDDEDDADSEDEDDQDDNDDGDSSDDSGDEDDGDNQVVPLSSTPLPPPLISSSSSSEDSLRRSSRRRDGGVSSSRIGYFSNHSNENGRFSCDRIERSRQKGNYRISSPTSWV, from the exons atgAAGAAATGTGAACTCTGCAATTCTACAGCAAAAATGTACTGTGATTCAGATCAAGCAAGCCTTTGTTGGGATTGTGATGCCAGAGTTCATACTGCCAACTTCCTTGTTGCTAAGCACTTGAGGACTCTTCTCTGCCATGCCTGCCAATCTCCAACACCTTGGACTGCCTCTGGTCCCAAACTTGGACCTACAGTTTCAGTTTGCCAGGCCTGTGCCAATAGAACTTCAAGTAGTATTGACGGTGATCATGATCCTGAAAATAATAGAGACGACAACGACGAGGacgatgatgaagatgatgctgatagtgaagatgaagatgatcaAGATGACAATGATGATGGTGATAGCAGCGATGACAGTGGCGATGAAGATGACGGAGATAATCAAGTTGTGCCTTTGTCTTCCACGCCTTTACCTCCACCTCTGATCTCGAGCTCTTCTAGTAGCGAAGATTCATTGAGAAGATCTTCTCGTAGAAGAGATGGGGGCGTCTCAAGTTCAAGAATTGGGTATTTTTCCAATCATTCAAATGAAAATGGCAGATTCTCCTGTGAT AGGATTGAAAGatcaaggcaaaagggcaattACAGGATCAGTTCTCCAACCTCCTGGGTTTGA
- the LOC113763782 gene encoding uncharacterized transcriptional regulatory protein TBS1-like isoform X1, with product MKKCELCNSTAKMYCDSDQASLCWDCDARVHTANFLVAKHLRTLLCHACQSPTPWTASGPKLGPTVSVCQACANRTSSSIDGDHDPENNRDDNDEDDDEDDADSEDEDDQDDNDDGDSSDDSGDEDDGDNQVVPLSSTPLPPPLISSSSSSEDSLRRSSRRRDGGVSSSRIGYFSNHSNENGRFSCDQNFVLQRIERSRQKGNYRISSPTSWV from the exons atgAAGAAATGTGAACTCTGCAATTCTACAGCAAAAATGTACTGTGATTCAGATCAAGCAAGCCTTTGTTGGGATTGTGATGCCAGAGTTCATACTGCCAACTTCCTTGTTGCTAAGCACTTGAGGACTCTTCTCTGCCATGCCTGCCAATCTCCAACACCTTGGACTGCCTCTGGTCCCAAACTTGGACCTACAGTTTCAGTTTGCCAGGCCTGTGCCAATAGAACTTCAAGTAGTATTGACGGTGATCATGATCCTGAAAATAATAGAGACGACAACGACGAGGacgatgatgaagatgatgctgatagtgaagatgaagatgatcaAGATGACAATGATGATGGTGATAGCAGCGATGACAGTGGCGATGAAGATGACGGAGATAATCAAGTTGTGCCTTTGTCTTCCACGCCTTTACCTCCACCTCTGATCTCGAGCTCTTCTAGTAGCGAAGATTCATTGAGAAGATCTTCTCGTAGAAGAGATGGGGGCGTCTCAAGTTCAAGAATTGGGTATTTTTCCAATCATTCAAATGAAAATGGCAGATTCTCCTGTGAT CAAAATTTTGTCCTTCAGAGGATTGAAAGatcaaggcaaaagggcaattACAGGATCAGTTCTCCAACCTCCTGGGTTTGA
- the LOC113763782 gene encoding vacuolar import and degradation protein 30-like isoform X3, which translates to MKKCELCNSTAKMYCDSDQASLCWDCDARVHTANFLVAKHLRTLLCHACQSPTPWTASGPKLGPTVSVCQACANRTSSSIDGDHDPENNRDDNDEDDDEDDADSEDEDDQDDNDDGDSSDDSGDEDDGDNQVVPLSSTPLPPPLISSSSSSEDSLRRSSRRRDGGVSSSRIGYFSNHSNENGRFSCDLITVLFGTFFS; encoded by the exons atgAAGAAATGTGAACTCTGCAATTCTACAGCAAAAATGTACTGTGATTCAGATCAAGCAAGCCTTTGTTGGGATTGTGATGCCAGAGTTCATACTGCCAACTTCCTTGTTGCTAAGCACTTGAGGACTCTTCTCTGCCATGCCTGCCAATCTCCAACACCTTGGACTGCCTCTGGTCCCAAACTTGGACCTACAGTTTCAGTTTGCCAGGCCTGTGCCAATAGAACTTCAAGTAGTATTGACGGTGATCATGATCCTGAAAATAATAGAGACGACAACGACGAGGacgatgatgaagatgatgctgatagtgaagatgaagatgatcaAGATGACAATGATGATGGTGATAGCAGCGATGACAGTGGCGATGAAGATGACGGAGATAATCAAGTTGTGCCTTTGTCTTCCACGCCTTTACCTCCACCTCTGATCTCGAGCTCTTCTAGTAGCGAAGATTCATTGAGAAGATCTTCTCGTAGAAGAGATGGGGGCGTCTCAAGTTCAAGAATTGGGTATTTTTCCAATCATTCAAATGAAAATGGCAGATTCTCCTGTGAT TTAATCACAGTGTTGTTCGGCACCTTTTTCTCATAG